The Vanessa cardui chromosome 2, ilVanCard2.1, whole genome shotgun sequence genome contains the following window.
GCGGAAACATCTCTGTCGAGCTCGAGGCACTGGATATTACAGCGACAGGTACAGCTGAAACTCGGTGGCCGATTAGGTGCGCTTGCGAATTGCGGTGGTGGAGCCGAATGGATATTCTGCGAGTTAGACGAAGCAATATGCTGCGCCGATTCCTGCATCTTATCTGCATCTAACAAAGGGCATGTATTTTTGCAGGCGGCAGGCACACCTCAACTCCACAGGCCTGTTTTTCCATCTGAACATCCCGTTCAGAATCGGACTCCTTATTTACCATTTAGAAATCTGAATCAAAATGTGCCAGTAATTCCTCTGCGGCCATCTTCGTTCATCAAAATCGAACCCGAGGAAGAGGATTACTCGGATTTCAAAACAATCTCAAGAGCGTCCTTACGAAACGCTacgaaactcaaactcaaaggCCTGTTCTTTGGCCTCATTGGACTTAGCCTTCATCTTATTTATTTGTCGCAAATAGCAGCTTTGCTCTTCCAACACATGACCAGTGTTACGTATCAGAGATAACTCAATTTTTTAAGCTGAGGCTCGTGGCGTCATAACTAccattttttctaattaaagcCATTATTCAGGTAGTCaccaatttgaatttaatatgatttattgttattactttttggaaattaaaaaaaaaacaatctataaCAAAAACAGCGCATAGATAGATCTGTTACTAAAGTCGTTAACTTACCATGTATCATACTTGTATTCAGCTTTTATACGAAAACATTTTAGACGTCGTTTAtcacaaagaaatatttaagatctttattaacattttctttaataataagacACGAACGATGTAATCGTTCCTCCTACAGCCCATTTTCACCTCAACCTGCTAATTTTCCACGCTGTGTCAGTATTTGTGTTATCAGTTCATGCTGGATACGGTTCTTATCATAAACGAATTAGCTGATTTAATTCAAACGTCAAGCTATTTATGACAAcaatatttgcttaattaagAACAAATTATCGTatctaattacatttatataaaaacgtccaaataatattacaatcataTTTCAGGGCTAAGCTGAAATTGGTAAGAACTTTGGTTTTTAATTTCtctctattttaattatagaaaattcGACATAATTACGTTAGAAATTATTCCCAGTTGCTTGAGAAGGCCTCAAAGCTGATACATTAGCTTACTGTATTTTAGATTGATATTACCCAACAAAAATCCAGAAGGTATTTTTAAGCAAGCTTTTTTCGATAGCCTAGCAATATTGAcctgtaaatataaaaacaggTCTTGTTATATATCTAAAGTCGATGAAAACAAAGTTGTGGTAAGGAACAATTAGTTCGACTCGTCCTTGGTCAGATTTTAACTTTCCAATTCGACCAGTGGCTTATGTGTTTTTGATTAGGGTTTGATATATCCTATGCTAGGTTTCGTTTCAGTTACTTATTTTAGACCAAATGAAATGCTTTATtaacttatgtaaatataatttaacaaatcaaaATGTACCCATTTATGAAGTTTATTACCTATCACTCATCAGTTCTAACCAATGATGTAACTTCTTCTGCCTGGTATTTATTAATCCAAGCTATTGCCATGATCAGTCTAACATATGTTTGTtagaatcaaataaaatatttcctcaaaatcaatagtttatttatcctgtagtataatgttgtcttaaattttcgcgattattacacatttaaataaaactagttataacggatttgaatcgcgaatattaattatttttgtcatcccgacgtttcgagcactttacagcgttcgtggtcacgggtagactatcCTGTAGTGTTTTACAATCAAATCCGATACAAGATTGATTCTTTGCTCGATCCTTCCATTcatgtgtgtatatgtatgtataacttacccttttagtatattgtttaagaaaaaatgatttaaaccCTTAGGAGAAATCATGATTGGCTACTACACGATTTTGGTCCTGGGATGTGTTGGAGCGGTTCTGGGAAATGCACCACCTTACGTCCAATCAGCTGAAGCCTTTGTTTACGCCAAGACCTTCGTTTCCGAAAAACTGTAAGTGATATAACTTATGTTACTGGTAGGGAGCGAAGGGAAGCCTAAATTTAAACTCATCATGAAAAACCCGACCAGTGTTAGCCACCAGTTCCATCCATGGAGCTAATTTGTCTTAAAGCTAAACTaaaccaataattattaaaaaaaaaaaaaaaaaaaaacattttcgactcaataatattttcgtaaCGTTATTATTTTCAGACCAAACCGTAAAATGGACATCCACAATGTACAAGACAGACCACATCTCTCCTTCGCCATGTTAGCAGGTGTCACCGGTGGCCTTCTTTTGCTACAAGACGACTCTGTACACCTACGTACCCGCTTAGAAATGGTTGACGCAATAATTCCAAGTATGTGGCATAACTATGACGTCATATCTCAACGAACACTGAGCCTCATTCATGACGCAACACAAAAAGTTGCTCTGGTAAGATATATCAGGATACTCTTAGagattaaaaccttatttttaaaaccaactTTTTATAATCCAAAGCGtaacaaagagtttttatactatatttattttagattatactAAGACtgctctaatattttttttttttaataactgctTTGATGATTTAATGGCAAGCTTTTGTAGCTTCAGATAGTTTCGGATTCGAATCCGTAGCAATTGAGGTTTTGTTTGAGAGATTATCAGTAAAAGTAATTCgttttaatgataatgaataAGATTATATCACTTTTTCCATAAAAGGTAATTTCTTGACCTTTTATCCCGGTAGAATCTTTGAATTCGGTTTGGAGGtacacttattaataaatatattttacgttagGCAACTTACAAAATGTAATCATAATTCTTTTTCATCCGaatttgaaatgaataatatattaaatatttgcagATAGTCAATCTCATAAACTCCATATGTGGATCAGCCAACGTAGAGGAATGCAACGCAGAAGTCGACAAAAAAGTAAAAGATTCCCCTTTCTCATACGAAATGCCAGCGAATCTTCTCTTATCTCTCGGCAATCTCTCTGTTGTGATAAGAGATAACGAAGCGACGATCAACTCGATCATTGAAAACGATAATGACATACCATACCTGATCCACAACGTTGAAAGCAAACAATTCAGTTCCTTCTTAGAATTGGTACAACGTGTTTTTGGAAAATTAAGCGAATTGACTTACAGGAGATTCTTGAGCGACTATTAGTCATAAAACGAAAcggatatgaaataaaaatatatattcatcatgatttttagtttttattttattccattcgttttttt
Protein-coding sequences here:
- the LOC124542380 gene encoding uncharacterized protein LOC124542380, whose product is MIGYYTILVLGCVGAVLGNAPPYVQSAEAFVYAKTFVSEKLPNRKMDIHNVQDRPHLSFAMLAGVTGGLLLLQDDSVHLRTRLEMVDAIIPSMWHNYDVISQRTLSLIHDATQKVALIVNLINSICGSANVEECNAEVDKKVKDSPFSYEMPANLLLSLGNLSVVIRDNEATINSIIENDNDIPYLIHNVESKQFSSFLELVQRVFGKLSELTYRRFLSDY